One window of the Canis aureus isolate CA01 chromosome 1, VMU_Caureus_v.1.0, whole genome shotgun sequence genome contains the following:
- the PLGRKT gene encoding plasminogen receptor (KT) isoform X4 — MERQLMMQNEMRERQMAMQIAWSREFLKYFGTFFGIAAISLTAGAIRKKKPAFLFPIIPLSFIFTYQYDLGYGTLLQRMKGEAENILETEKSKLQLPRGMITFESLEKARREQSKFFIDK; from the exons ATGGAAAGGCAACTAATGATGCAGAACgaaatgagagaaagacaaatggccATGCAGATTGCTTGGTCTCGGGAATTCCTCAAATATTTTGGAACTTTTTTTGGCATTGCAGCCATCTCTTTAACAGCTGG GGCAATAAGAAAGAAGAAGCCAGCCTTCCTCTTCCCTATTATTCCATTAAGCTTTATCTTCACCTACCAGTATGACTTAGGATATGGAACCCTTCTACAAAGAATGAAAG GTGAAGCTGAGAACATACTGGAAACAGAAAAGAGTAAGTTGCAGCTGCCAAGAGGCATGATCACTTTTGAAAGCCTTGAAAAAGCCAGAAGGGAACAGAGTAAATTCTTCATAGACAAATGA